TTTCTACATTTCATCAGTGCATACTGATCAGTGATGGTCCCACtgtccaaaacagaaaaaatgtgGGCCTACTTGCTGGGGTCTGCGCCTTTGAAGTAGGCATTGATGGTTTCTGTGAAGGCAGCTGCCACTGGCAGAGTGTCCTGGGGTCCCATGGTGAGCGGACTGGGTCCTCTGGAGCATCCTgttgaaaacacacagacacacacacacacacacatacaaaatacacCTAAATACACTGAGACTATGTCTATTCTCTTTGCTCCTTGCCTATATGCTCAAATGTTCCTCTATGGGTTATACACAAAGGATATGGGAGTATAaaccaaaaaaagcaaaaactcaacaatcaatttaaaaacctttggggtcaagtgaccaggtcagacttcttcagaagtagtgtgaacactcaaatctagcccagatctgatttttttcaaatcagattcaggccacttccatatgtggtcctgaatcagacccagatctgatttttttcaatgcggccgcagtgtgaacaaccaaggcggatttgatgcgacttttacctCAATAACCCTCGCTGCGCCCTCTCTCTCCGCGGGGAGGGGCGGGGCCCCCTGCTCCTGGTGATGCTGTCGACCTGGACGGACTGTCCTCAGTGTGCCCCAACCGCGTCGCGTCGCCAGGGCGGTGGATCGGCTCACGTAAAAAAGGCGATGTCGGCAACCCACCCGAACCGTCTTGAAACACGGACCAAGGAGTTTAACGCGCGCGCGAGTCAGAGGGTTGCCTCGTGGCGCAATGAAAGTGAGGGCTGGCTGAGGTGGGATCCCGGCCCCTCGGGGTCGGGCGCATCACCGGCCCGTCTCGCCCGCACCGTCGGGGAGGTGGAGAGTGAGCGTGTGCGATAGGACCCGAAAGATGATGAACTATGCTTGGGCAGGGCGAAGCCAGAGGAAACTCTGGTGGAGGCCCATAGCGGTCCTGACGTGCAAATCGGTCGTCCGGTCACACAGACCTCAATTTTCAGCCATAACCccacaaaaggccaaaatagccaatttgactctctttctcttcattcttctcctcctcagcacctgcacATTAATgctacggctgccattacacaaacattttgaaataaaagcgaaaacgcttacttcctccataacctccctatctttagtgcaacagcgtgctgcgtctgatgtcactgttattgttcttttgtgcATGCGGGTCATTtcaaaaccgcaaacagttcacactggaatctgatataggccacattttaaaaggtaatgtgaacaacCTAGcaaaaaatcggatctgagcaaatAAATCTGAATTaggcattaagacttgcggtgtgaacgtagcctatgTGAGTGAGCAGGGCATGGGATGGGATGGGCAGCGATATTCTGGCTCAGTGAACATGACCGTGGAAAAGACTGCAGGTAAAAGGAGGGCAGGCGCATTCAGCCCATGCACTGCTGGGACCACAGTAGCATTCTGGCTTGACTCACCTTCAAAAGCTAAATAAAACCTGCCGTGGTCAAACCATACCAGAGGCTGTGAGGCCTCTGAGTGAGCAGAAACATGAGGAGGACAAGACTGTGAGACAAGGACATGACGATGAGCGACAGACAACATGGACACAGACTGAGATGTGAGGCtaaagaaaaacaggaagagCAAGAGGACTTGCTAGTAGTGTACCTGTGGCGGACATGTTAAGGTCCCTTCCTAAGGTTGGAGTGGACGCTGCACTCTGTAAGATaatggaggagatggaggaagagCTCTCTGCCCGGGCCAGGGGGGCGAAAGGGGGGGGGCTGCCTGAAACCGGAGGACTGAAGGGCCGAGTCTGGAGACAGCACACAACAACAATTGTATTAATAATCAGTTTTCACACTATTTTATTTCATCAAGGGAGATAAATGCAAACAGAGACTGAGAAATGAAAGGACACTTCACATGTACCAGGTCTGTGATTGGTTTCCCTGGGGGCAGCTTTGGTCGCGAAGACggtcgaggaggaggaggcgggggGACTGGACTGCCTCGAGACTGAGGCGTGGTGGGACGGGCTGGGGATGAGGGGCCTGCGGCACATACCAGTGTCTGTGGTTAGCACTGCCTTCAGATCACAGTGAGAGAGATTATCATTCAACATCAGCTCCAACATTTCCACTCATGTCACTTTCGCAGAGCGAGTACTGTATGTCCTTACCGGAACATACTTTAGACAGTAGCCTAACGTGTGACCAAAATTCAAGAagattttaaagctatagtgcgtagtttctgtttcccccatgaggaattctaagtaatgacaacaaaactgtcagcgtgTCAACAttatacaagccttccgtgattgcgcaccacccccacccctcctccacgcagttgcttgtagccaaggaggacacggaggattaaaaaaacatgatggactctttcTTTCTGTGCGCGGAAGTCACCAGACGACACCATTTTCTGagcatagccatactgagaaatacagagtgagagttgtgtggagctgatagtctgcCATATTTCACTTCTacaatttattaaaaagattcAACGCTTACTTCTACACTTCAGGAGCAAAACTAAATTAATGAGAGCAGCTGTCTGTCTGGTTCTGGGATGCCACAAAATCACTGCTGAGCCTTTCGGAGGTGTTGTGGGTCTGAGGGTCCTGTAAATTAATAAAGGTCTGACATGGGACGTCCGCTATCTATAATCACCAATTGTAGGTAAATacttttttacgtttttttttaaacatacacaagTTTTTAAACATAACTGGAGCTTTAGTTGTCATTGGTCACCTTGGAACAACAACATAATGTCCTGTGTATCTTAAATTAGGAAGATCATTTTGCATCTGTCCCTACGATAAAGTTACTGGTGGAGCATTAAAGAAGTATGTTTCGTATAGAATTACATTGCTAAGAATTAAGAACATAAGAGGCTGTTACCTTACAATCATACCACTACATGTCAGTAAAAAGCAGTAGCACATGACACTAACATGTttaccttttcttctttttttttttaaagtctggcAGTCAGACTGGCAGATAGGTAAAACCATTACACTTTTTCAAATGTTAGTTTGGATTTCTGTTCAGACCATAGTGTCTTAGTGAAACTACAGGCGGGACGTTACATTACATGGTAGCATTTACTGCACCCTCATCTTTAAAGGAAACAGTGCAGTAGCTTTCTATGGTTTGTGCATATGTCCATACCTTTGGAAGGTACAAGGACTTCCTAAAATTGTATTTGAAATAAATTTACAACTTTTGTTAGCATGTGATTTTTATATGAAATAAAGTTTTGATCCATGTTTACAAAATAGCTTGAACTACATCACTTTGCGAGATTATGTATATTTCCTTTAGGGCAGCAAGTCATTTTATTAGGTTGTGTAGCTCTAACTAACAAAGAAATAATGAAAGATTCCCTTAAAATGGAAGATAtttgtaatgtgataaagtactTTGAATAGTTACATTAACCAACAACTCTTACcttaataaattatatttttttacacatgATGTAATGACTCAGTCTAATAATGAAGGTATTCAAATGATTCTTTCCATTCTAACGTTACAATATTAGTAGTTAGCATTTTTATTACAATCTTAGTTAATTAAGTGGTATCAGTTGatgaagtcattttttatgGTAACTGTAACTTTTCAGAATAAAGTCAAAGTAGCACGCTATATTATATTGGAATTTAACACATGTTGTCCCTGTAGCAGTTGCTTTTCTAAAATTGCTTTgaataaagtcaaaataatACTTCTTTCCTGTGTATCtacccaaaaaaaaatcatcaagacataaataatgtttatatttactgaaaagcaaacagcaaacatgaaaagcTCTTCATGAGATGAGGATGAGTGTTCTGTAGCTGGTTCAGTTTACATCCCAACACCTAACAAAACGTAAACAGATCGCTAAAAGGCAAGAGGACCTGCGTTTCAAGCATTTATTTGGTGGCACCGATGGCAGCGTCATTCTAactttttcaaacaaaccaAGCTAAAGGACACTCCAAAGTTTAAATACACATCTCCCATCATACTTTGTGTGTGGGCAGCATAATTAACCCctgtaaacacacagaaagagaccaGAGTACTCACTGCTGCCAGAGGAGGGCCCTGGGGAAGACATAATAGACCTGTAGGTGGttggagggagaggaggtggCGTGCCCCTGAAGCTCGGCGTCAGCTCTCTGGGTGAACCCACAAAGTCTGGGATATCATCTCTCAGGTATGCTCCCTCTGGAGTCCTCTTTCCCCCCATGCCCCCCAGGACCAGGGGAGATGTGACTCCTGGCCGAGGAGACCTCCGCTCTGCTGGCAGAGGGGGCACAGGGCTGATGGGGACAGGGGACGAAGAGTACTCTGCAAACTGCAGCACCTCCTCATCGATCGCCTCGTGGTCGAAGCATATTGGAGGCGAATTAGAGGGGGAGAAGTCGGGAGGCAGGGGAGGGGCTGGCTCATCCGGAGGAGGAGGTCCGAGCACGATGGAAGAGGGTGATTCTGGTGGcgtgaaaggaggaggagacccGGGAGGAGGAGACCCGGGAGAAAGCGACGGAGGCGAAGGCGGGGGCTCGTTTGGCGGCGGACCTGGAGAAAGACAGGGGGTGGAGGGGGTGGACGAGGGCGTGTCTGGAGGAGGAGAGTCtgggtgggggagggggtgcaGGCTCATCGGGCGGTGGGGGTCTGTCGCTGGTGAAAGTAACCCATCTGGGAGACATCGTTTCCTCACTGGTGTGGGTGCCGTCCGTGGGGCCAAACACGTCGTCTAGGTCAGGGGCCGGGGAGCCTCGGTAAGAGGCGGGGGACAGGACGTTCAGGTAGATGGGGGCAGACCTGCGAGCTGCCCTTCCATTGGGTAGATCAGCTGCAAAGAATTTGAGGTAGCATTTAGATGAAAGCTCTCATGGGATTTAACTGTGTGATTGATACAGAATGCTGTTTTTTAAAAGCAACATTTACCAGCAGAGTCCGAAGAATAGCCGTAATGACTTCTTGATGGAATGTTTTTTGGAGGAAGCGGAGGAGGGGCTGCAACAAGGGCAGGGGTCAGGCCTGTTTAGCACTACAGAGTACAACAtttcaaatactgtatgtactgatATTACTGAGGTTCATTCATGCCAGCTCACCTCCTGTCGGGAAACTTCTGCTCAGCTGTGATTCTGAGCATGGTCTTGATTCTCCCCATACTTCAGTAGGGACCACTGTGATTGGATAATGACGAAAAAACAATAAACGTCACCTCTGTAAACTGCACCTGCTACATGACGTGTTTAGTATCAATTCATGTGATGTAATATCGATAGGAAACAGACCATCATATCTGGCATATTTAGTCTCTGAAGGCAGCCCAAAAAAGACAGGAACGTTCTGCGACAGCCTGTCACTGCAAGAGGAGACATACGATCaagaacttttcctgctcctAGGTTATTCCAGTGGTTCTCAaggggtttgactccgacctgcagccctttgctgcatgccattccccctctctctcccctttcatgtcttctgctgtcctatcaaaataaaggctgaaaatgcccaaaaaattatctttaaaaaaaagaaagatccTGGAGCACATTAGACAGGACTAGTTGCTAGctgctaaaactaaaactaaactaaacggtcattaaagcaaagcattatttgtttacatttatgaATCAGAGCATTCACAAAAATCACTCAAAATCAGCAGGGGGAGGCGTGTAGCAGTTTACACCAGTTTGCAGCTCTCTTTTTCGCTGATTGGGGGGGGGAATCGCGACCACCAACCTCATTATTCTGGGGGGTCACGACtgaaaaaggttgagaaccactgcgcTTTTCAACCTGGAGTAGCACCAATAGCttacagactgaaaaacaggGGTATTGACATTGATAAAAGAGTGACAGACCTTGGCATCTCAGGGGCAGGACTTGGTGTGGGGGTGGAGCGTCTGGGTCTGGCAATCTCTTCACCTATtagaaacataacaaaaactGTTGCTCTATTGCAATTGTATTTCTTTATAGTAtcacaaaaaatgtatgtatagcTAGTGGCGTCGCTCTATGCATGGCAATATCGGTCTGTCAGTTGGTCcactactttggtccagactaaaatatatctcgacaactattggatgcATTGTCACAAAATTTGATACAGACAGTCGTGTTCCCCTCAGGGTGAATTTCAATCACTTTGATCatcccttaacttttcatcaAGAGCCATGAAGTGTGTCCAATACTTTTGTTTATGACTAACACATGCAAAactgacatttccatcagcctcagcgGTACttgtgtgtttagtgctaacgttagcatgctaacaagctaaactaagatggtgaacatgataCACATTTTGCCTGCTGACCATCAGCATTGTCGTTGTGAGGGTGtgagcattttttttgttagaAAAATGGGTTAGCAATTGGTGTACTTACAGGACAAATTCCTTTTTATCTGTCCCTGTAAAAGATAGAATCCAAACAAAAGATAAAATTAGCATttagacaatatatcatgaaaGCATACACcacaaaaaacataaatcacTGTTCCATTcaattttaagatgttttttttctaagacAAGTAACAAAGCAGTAAGATTAAGTGGAACTTCATAAAAAAGTTGTAGCTTCTTCAGTTAATTCTGAggcacaaatatatatacaaatacatgtttttaatttaacaaaGCCAATCAGTTCAGTCAAATCAAGAAGATATATCAATGTAAGCATATAGAAATGAATAGATTTCTGTTACCACAGTATCATATTTTTCACTTATTTtaggaaaataaatacaaatgttgagACTTAAAACtatgtattatttttattttgctgtgtatacttttactttctGCACTGCATTTTCTTTGAAACGGATCAGGCAGCAGGGATTAGAAAGCTGTACTTCAGGCTGTCGGCTTTGAAACAGCCAGCAGATGGTGTAAGCAACTCACCGGGCTGCGTCTCTGAGACCAgcaaaaaggaagagagaacaGACCTGGGTCAGAGAGTGAGTGACAAATCAGTCAAATGGACACCAACTAAAACTGCACACATCGCACCTCTTTACTTGCAACGCAAAGCCTTAATAATGCAACATGAGCCATAACACCCTCGAGATAATGAGGACAATCCCAGCATCACCTACGACCAACACGCACAGTGTTCTATGTAGCAGGTCGCACGGCATGTAAGCTTCACAGAGACCAAATCAATAGGCCtggagctttgtgtgtgtgttatgtttacTGTGCATTATGTAACAGAAACACTTTGCCAGAGAGGTTGAAGTAAAGCTGAAgctaaacagaaataaaaagtcaACAAAAGTGGCCTTTACGGCCCAGGCAGGACACCATCGCTGAGGGTGAGACAGAAAATGGGGAGGAAAACTTTCTCAAGCATTTCCAAGTGAATTCATGCCATGCGATCACTGATGGTGGTGAGACAGATGTGAAGATGAATGACAGGCTTACCGGACTTCTCTTCTAAAAGATGACAGCAGATtaagaagaagagaagacagacacagagaggggtGTAAGACAAAATTCAACAGCTGTTACCATATTATAAATTGCAGCGTGTGTTCCCTTCAGTACTGTGTGTCAGAACAAGAGTCCTGATCAGCAGTGCTCACCAGAGATGGAGAGAGCGCCAGGCCTCCAACGGAGGCTTTTAGCTCGTCCATAGATGGAGGGACACACTTGGCACTGTCCGCCACCAGCGGCTTGATCCTAATTTTGAACTTCTTCTTGCTGTCCTCGTCGTCCTCGGAGTCGCTGGAGgagaaaaactgctttgctTGGGAAGCTGGTGAACATGTGTCAAGGACAAAGTGGAATAATGTGAAAGATGGAGGCTAATTCAATCTTTTACAGCATTTAAAGATATCGTATTATTTTATAATGTCTCTCTAAAGAAGAGTGAGGTGTccactctgtgtctctgtctgctgtGTCCCAGTTAACTATATTACAGCTGCTGTAACTGACACTCCTGCTCCGTCTCCGCTAAATCATCCTGCTTTGGGGAAGTCTCCATAGTACCAGCTCTCTATGAATCCATTTCAAACTTATAGCTGCTGACACCTGCGGGatcaaaaacttaaaaatacCAGTGAACTGAGGGTCAGCTGTTAATGAGAACTGTGACTCTGTGACAACTGAAAAGTCAGTCTgaatgtagtctcgcattgccagaccttcctccacagcgctgcacagGAGGGTATGGCTAGCCCACACAGTTGGGagaaaaaatgtgctctggattattgccattttttttaaaccaatcacaatcgtcttgggcggcgcttagCTCCGCACGGAGTAACAGCGCCTCGGCGAAATAGCCTTGGCAAGGAactcgttttggtggaacgtgtacgttcaaaggttgttttagtcgtgaaaaagattggacagatattctagctagctgtctggatttaccctgcagagatctgaggagcagttaaccatagtcctcataaatccaccggagtttaaaatgccaacacaaagaaagcggaaggtaccagacatccggccgaaatgaaagacatctggtggaattttcggcagcacctgaacaatccctgaagtggaacgtcgtgcaTATGGTTGCCCTCCtgctcttttcctttttttcagtttgaggGACATACACATGTGATGTGgcaagagaggggggggctATTGATTTGACTTAGTTAATGCGGAGAAGCACTCATCCAATGAGCCACTCAGCTCAATAGTTTTGCAGGAGAAGAGTCCCCAGACTGCTTCCTCTTTTCACTGCAAGGATATCATCGCCCTCGTCACCGGGCCGGAGGCTGAAGCCCTCCTCGTCCACGTCAGGAGAGGcctggaaaagagagaggagaaaggtgACAGTCATTTCCAGTCGGTCACACACTGGTACAGAGGCATCACTAAACTCTTCCCTGTGAACGGCTCTGCGTATAAATGTGGATCAGATTTTACAGATGTCTTGCCTGAGACGGGCAGCTTCCTGGCTGAAGCTCCTGCACACTCACAGAAATATGCAGCTATCACTCTAGTTGTCATTTTAAACCTAGCGTTATGTGACACTGATAGCCACAGCACAGTACAAGTATTGTAGCTGCAAAGTCCCTGCGTGGTCAGAAACATCAAAAAGGAGGAGTAGGCTTCGCATACTTACATATCTGTCCCAGTCAATCTCCCCATAGAAACCATTTGGGGCTCCATTGGCCTTTTTCTAGTAACAAAATGGAGAAAAGATAGAACAATTAAAGGAGAACAATTAAATACAGTATTAAAATGTCATTGcaaataattaatttgtataaataaatgaatgagaaacaaatatcaaaatgttcttcATAGAGAGACTGGTTTATTACAATTTGGGTTTCAATGTTGTAGTTTTGGTCATTATTCCTGTCGGTAAAAATAACGTTACACACACCAAGTGAACTGTGACAAAATTTCTGAGAATGAGTAAGACAGGGCAAGAAATATAAGCAGTCAGATATAgagattgttttgtttaaaagcatgtgTTATGCTTActtatttggaagaaaaaaacaaaggcaaACAGTGAAATTAGTATCCAAACTTTCAGTTGTAAACATCCATTAGAATTTGTATTCTGACTTCCTGGTTTAACTTTGACCTATCATAGTTGATGTAGTTGTTTGCAAACAGTTTTCCTGTGCAGTGTGGGATTACTACCGACATTTCAGATGGgctgacttttgtttttcaccTTCCAATAAAGAGGTTTAGATTAAATGTTGGCTTGTTTACAACCTATCAGATCGTCAGCCTGTTGCTGTCGTGGCGTCGCCGTGTTTTCAGATTTCAGCAGTTACTGTGGTGAGTACAAAGTTCATCATAACGAAGtagaaatgatggccaaaactacataaacccaagttgtaataaacaggagttttcttttaaaggcAGTAATAACTGTTGTAACACACTGTATTTGGATAAGTTCCTTTGTTAACAGCACTGTATCTTTACTCTcaagagagagaacagagaggaaacgtcacacattttttcaatgaaaatgtcaaatgtacatacatttcctttctttctgcttCCAGCTCCTTCTTTGTTAGGTGAAGTCCTGcttgaagaaaataaataaataaataacccatatatataaataaataatatataaataaataacccatatatatatatatatatatatatatatatatatatatatatatatatatatatatatatatatatatatatatatatgggttatatatatatacactatataacTAGTGCCAATACAAAATATGAGGTTTGGTACTTACTCTTACTTTTTCTACAATACCTCTGTCAAAACACCAACAGTAGTACAAGAGTCTTGCATTAAATGAAATAGTCTATGAAATCAGGAACTTTCTCATCACACATTCAATATTTGACAGTTTTTGATACCTGACGCTAATGACCCAATTTGGTCAATCCCATTAGACTATTTAGGTTtgtacccagccctattcattcatattttcaaACTGATTAATTTTCAAACTGCTTTCAGAGTTGGGTGGTTGTAAAACTCGGCATGTTAATTACAAGTCTGAGCGAACTCACGTTGCATCTGTATCCTTGTCTCTCTTTCGTAAGCCCAGGGCTTTCCTGGTTCGTTTTTTCAGTCCTagtgcagagagagggagggagaccaACATCATGAAGTGATGAATTAGTTTAATGCTAATATAAAGCCTAATAGTTAACTGTCAAGTTAACGGTCTTGTCATTAAAATGCACTTAAAAGCAAATAACACAAAAGAGTAACAGGCTAATGTACAGTAACTTGAGAATGAACCTGTCCTATAGTGAATACACAGGAAATACAGTAACCATAATAAGTTGATATAAATTAATGTATTGATTCGGGACACAAACATCCCTGCCATCTgaagacaacaaaaaaatgcagcagcGCAGACACAATCCCCTTAAGTGTCCCCTCTCTGACTATATAGAATGGAAAGAAAACACGAGCAAAGGTTGATCAATGTGTCCACTTCATTAGTGAGATTCAAGGGAGAGTGGGGAGAGATCTACTACAGCAGCAACTGTCAGCCAAACTGGGTGCCAAGACCCCTGCAGCTATGCACCACATAGAGAATTGAATGTGTGCAAAACCTAAAGGTTTCTGCATAAGTATTGCAAGGTTGGAATTGTAGTGTAATGcttcatctgtgtttttattcctGGTTTGTGGTGTCACTGACTTACAGTATGTAAGGTGACTccacaaacactgaaaaaactACAATGtacaattattaaaaaacaatacttaAAACACAAGCGCAGAAACACGTCAAATAGGGAGCCATTTCCCATAAGTCTGAACCATCGGAATCGTATGCCCCCAAGCTTATCAATTACTTTTATCGATGCATATTTCCTTCCTTGACAGAATGAGCTACTCTACTTTTAACCACATTTATAGGAGGTTGTAGTCCATTCTGATAGCTATTTCCTACTTGAAAGAATGAGCTACTCTACTTTTAATCTCATTGATGTGGGTTATATGTCTGCTTCTCACACATATCTGACCAGAGTAGCTGCTGAACAATGCTTTTTGCTAAGGTAAGTCATTAGGAGTGGGAGGCTTAGTTCATCAGATTAGTCTGACAGGATGAGCTACTGATAGTTCATCCTGAGTAGGTAGCGCAAACTGCCAGAACACCGGCATGTTTTTCTGACGTCAAACTTGTGCGTCTACAGAAACGGAAGAAACGGTCTAAAGCATGGCTGCATTTCACGAAGAAAGATGACAACAGTGCTGCTAATGTCTGCAAAATGATCATTTCAAGTAAGGGACAACATGGGCATAAAATCCAGGAATGCCATGTATTTGATACTCGAGGTCCGCTGCTTCCCAACCAAGTAGCACGTCCGTTACCGCGGGTATATTCTATGTTATAATAACATTAGCGTCACGGGTTTCTTTGACTAAGAAAacctaaatgaaaacaaatgctgTACAAATCTTCTCTCAATCAACAGTTGTGGTGATGTTGAAAACCTGTGTAGGCCTATTTTCTTTCCACACAGAAAATTGACCAGGAATCCATAAAGGAATCAATAATGAATCGGATCGAATCTCATGATTTCCCATCCCTAGGGCTGTCGTTTCTTTCTGTGCTGACACAGTATTTACTTTGTTCAAATCAGAAAGCTTTTTAAGTCAAATAGCAAAAGTGCTGAAGTGGATGTCTAAAAATATGGACATTAGGAACACACCTCATTTCCATCAGAAATGAAAAACACCAAGCACAGCTGAGGTGAGAGACATTTCACTGGATAAAAACGTTGACCAGCTTGTGGCAATAGACGAAAAGTCAAAGAACCACCAAAGTTTTCaaaggattcatcctctggagcTTACAAATCGAATCACAagtctgtacaaaatttcatGTCAATCTTTCCaataattgttgagatatttcagtcaggaccaaAGTGTTGGCTGGACCAACAGacctcagacagacagacagacagacatttccaTTCAGAGCCATGCCACTAACGtagctaaaaatagaaaattatTAGCGTTTGATTTTGATGATCGAAAACAGACACAGAATAGTACACTTCTCTGTCAAATTGAGCCGACTAGCTACTCAGTGTTGGTGTGTCCTGCTCTGCGCATGCACTAACAACAGAGACAAACCAAAGCCCAGCAAACTTGagtcgttgttgttgttgttgttggtgaaCTTTTTTAAGACTAAATGAAGCTTAATGAGTTAATTAACATTGAcaatcctcctgcttccctcAGGTTAAAGATGTGAAAGCCATTTAACTGTGTTCCACATGTACCTGTATGATACCTCTGACAAAAGAAAGACAGTTTACCACTTGTAAGACACGAGAGAATGACCAACAGCTAAATCTCCTAATGGCAAAAGAAATCACTAATGTAGAATGTTCTCTTTGTATGTATTGGCTGTGGTgtagaacatgtttttttttctcctaaaaGAGACAAGTGACAGGTTTGCATAACAGTGTTTTAGAAGACAAGTGAGCACAGTGGATTCTCACATTCATACAAGAGCAACAGGGACACGTGACGGACAGTTGGGTGGATAAACATTTTGTGCTATTCAAAGGCAGCTCAGTTTGTGCTATTTT
This is a stretch of genomic DNA from Sander vitreus isolate 19-12246 chromosome 12, sanVit1, whole genome shotgun sequence. It encodes these proteins:
- the LOC144527123 gene encoding LOW QUALITY PROTEIN: SH3-containing GRB2-like protein 3-interacting protein 1 (The sequence of the model RefSeq protein was modified relative to this genomic sequence to represent the inferred CDS: deleted 1 base in 1 codon); this translates as MMQGLKKRTRKALGLRKRDKDTDATTSPNKEGAGSRKKGNKKANGAPNGFYGEIDWDRYASPDVDEEGFSLRPGDEGDAASQAKQFFSSSDSEDDEDSKKKFKIRIKPLVADSAKCVPPSMDELKASVGGLALSPSLKRSPRRSPGQIKRNLSCEEIARPRRSTPTPSPAPEMPSDRLSQNVPVFFGLPSETKYARYDVVPTEVWGESRPCSESQLSRSFPTGAPPPLPPKNIPSRSHYGYSSDSAADLPNGRAARRSAPIYLNVLSPASYRGSPAPDLDDVFGPTDGTHTSEETMSPRWVTFTSDRPPPPDEPAPPPPPDSPPPDTPSSTPSTPCLSPGPPPNEPPPSPPSLSPGSPPPGSPPPFTPPESPSSIVLGPPPPDEPAPPLPPDFSPSNSPPICFDHEAIDEEVLQFAEYSSSPVPISPVPPLPAERRSPRPGVTSPLVLGGMGGKRTPEGAYLRDDIPDFVGSPRELTPSFRGTPPPLPPTTYRSIMSSPGPSSGSSPSSPARPTTPQSRGSPVPPPPPPRPSSRPKLPPGKPITDLTRPFSPPVSGSPPPFAPLARAESSSSISSIILQSAASTPTLGRDLNMSATGCSRGPSPLTMGPQDTLPVAAAFTETINAYFKGADPSKCVVKITGEMVLSFPAGITRHFASHPTQPILTFCISNYSRLEQVLPNPQLLCCDSTTDNVDNKEFWVNMPNLMSHLKKVAEQKPQATYYNVDMIKYQVSAEGIQSTPLNLAVSWRGDTVNTDLRIDYKYNTEAMAAPVPLHNIQFLVPVDGGMAKLQAMIPPASWNPEQQTIQWKIPSLSHRSENGGVGALLGRFQMTEGPCKPSQLAVQFSSEGCTLSGCDIQLVGTGYRLSLIKKRFAAGKYLADN